One Helicoverpa zea isolate HzStark_Cry1AcR chromosome 30, ilHelZeax1.1, whole genome shotgun sequence genomic window, CCCAGAGACAACCCTTCAATCAGCCAACCTCTTCTTCTGAACAACGATGGCTGGCTGACCAGCACCAACTACAACTCTTCTAGAAGAACTGTACTCCTCATACATGGCTGGTTGGATACTGTTACTGCTGACTTCAATACTGTTCTTGTGCCTGGTAAGTTAAAGGAAAAGAAGATATGTGCCTACATAATACATAAAGtttctaaaacaaacaaagtgatttcggcccgacgCGATGACTCGGCAAATTGAACCCGACACTACTTTGAGAAAATTTAAGAAAGTTAGTGATAGATAAACCCGTGCATTAGAGAGCACGTAATTTCGGTTCTGCTTGTGATCATATCATACCATTTCGTTTATTgtcaatgttttaatttaataaaggcgtgcacggccgatttcggccacggcggctgttctcatttaaggagatcagtcagctgtgcaggacatattatagtgcacgagcatttgcgcagaaacaggtgcactcactattccttcactctcataacccgatgggacgacaatccgataTGACCgaaaagagatcaggcgcaggaccgacatttacgcgctctccgatgcacggttgAATCAATCACTACATAACTTCCAGACTACGagttgctttgtgaaagtttaagaaaactcacaaagtgatttcggcccgactcgggaatcgaacccgagacctcgagcacagcagccgcgcttgcgaccacaaGACCAATGAGGCAAACCCCTGCATCAAAGAGCACGTAATGTCGGTTCTACTTGTGATCATTTCATACcatatcgtttattgcattccacaatgtatgtACATTAGGTGGACGATATAAAAtgatagtcacaattatggaccctgatgggcacagcaaggTAGTCTCTCCAATCTTGTCACGTGTTATCctatcgcgctatgagagtgaaggaatagtgagtgcacctgtgtccaagcaaaagtgcgtgcactataatatgtcctgcgcagctgactgatcaaTTGTCGGTCATACATTGCGGTGTTTGTAAAGCGAAAGTTGAAGGACTATATTTTCTTTGACCAGCTTTCCTGGAGAAAGAAGACTTGAATGTGATCGTGGTGGACTGGAGTCACGGAGCAGGCACCATCAACTACCCCATTGCTGTCATCAACACGCCTGTCTCTGGTAAGATTTCGAGAATAAATCAATCCCAGATAATAATGGTATTGATTTAAGCTAAAACATGAATGGGTCTTTGGTAATAATCAGGATCAGGTATTGTCTACCAAAGAATAGCTTTTAAAATTACcacatagtttttttatttttttgtgtaaatgctagcttaaaaaaaaatagttttcattAGGTGTGTCTCGGTGTGTGGTCTCGTAGGAATTCTACTTGAAGCAcctgtataaaaagtagcctacgggCTTTCTAGATGAATAGTATATCTAAGTAACACTGATttctttcaaattggaccagcaGTTCTTGAGATTGTGTTGTTTGTTTGGCCGCTCTTATCTTCGGAAATACTGGTcagatttaaaaattcttccagtattagatagcccgttGAACGAGAAAAGGTATAGGTGGTCAATTTTTTACCCCAGTTCGTAAGGTAGGTAtaattatcggcacgaatcttgagcgctgaccttcatccgagtgacggctatgacgcgatgcgctgcgggccaatcactgCTTTAACctgcccccgcgcctcacttcataccacaaaagggaccgaataaattacttctgcgcaggtgaaggtcagcgctcaggATTCGAGCCGATGATTATAAGGTTCGAGATATAGATGGAACTATGAGTGACTACCATCTCATTGTAACGTTATTTCCTTCCCCACGAAATTTCTCTCAAAAAATCCCTTCAAATCCTCAGGAGAAGCAGTAGCCAGGTTCGTGACCTGGTTGAACAAAGCCAGCGGCTCCGATCTCAAGAACTACCACATCGTGGGACATGGCTTAGGCGCTCATCAAGCTGGTATTGTGGGGAGGAGACTCGGAGGTGGCGTTGCGTATATCACTGGTGAGAAGACACTTTTTGACTTTCAATGTTTCCTGATAAAAGTAACGGGACCCGTTGCGTAAAAAGTAAAACGAGGCTCTGTTATAATAAGGACTTTGCTATCCTGGTTTGTCACCAAGCTGCGTACCTATCTCATTAACTATGATAATTGATAGGTTTAAGAAagtcttggaatcttaatttgacccacttcccggtcttcgattaggatgaaattttgcacacgctctgagttctgatgacaatacatgactagctaagaaaggaaacgtgttttttttagtttttttaactaaatttttattattaatctgtgCTTTTCTTCCCAGCTCTAGATGCGGCCTTCGCCGGCTGGTTAACCCACGACGACAGGTTCAAAGCGACAGACGCGGTGTATACGGAAGTGATACACACAAATGCTGGTCTACTGGGCTTCTTGGCGCCGCTGGGAGATGTGGACTTCTACCCCAACGGAGGCGTCGACATGCCGGGCTGTATCAGCCAGGAGTGCGATCATAATAGGTGTGTGCTGCTGAGCGGCGAGTCCACCGTATTGGTGGTTAGGCTAATAtgcttttgataaaaaaaaatctctttccggtcgtgtcggattgccgtcccatcgggttatgagagtgaaggaatagtgagtggacctgtgtctgcgcaaatactcgtgcactataatatgtcctgcgcagctggccgatctccttaaaatgagatcagccgccgtggccgaaatcggccgtggacaccATTATAATTATGCTTTTGACatcagacttatttatttttgtgtactgCCCCAATCTACTTCCCCGATATACTTTCTTGTGTAGGTACTCTCTCGTACTTAACATTATCCCGAAGACCTTGTGTCCTCCCTATACATATATACCATGCCATTCAACTAATAATTTTTCCTACTTTTCCTAATAGAGCATTAGGTACGTGTCCAGAGTTAGGCAAAACGAGActacaaagaaattaaaaagatcaCCGCTTCCCGACGGAACTAAGttccgcacatggataaaaagtagcctatgtttttGATATACAAATTCTCAACAgtctacatataaaaaatagtttaaataccTTTATCCAGCAGTTCATTGTCATATTGTCATCAACACTTTATAGCAAGTACCTAAGttatatcaaaatcaaaacccAGCCGTGCAGTAGTTTTTCGTCGAAAAGCAACGAACATCGCGTTTACGATAATAATAGTAGGAAAGGATAATAAAGACTCCATTTTGTCTGGTTTCTAGATCATTCTTCTACATGGCGGAGTCAGTAAGGACAGGCGGTTTCGCTGGCACCAGGTGTTCTACATTCGTGTCAGCTATGGCGGGACAATGCTTCCTATGGGGCAGCCTCAATATGGGCGGAGTTACTCCTAAGACTGGGTGAGTCTGCttcttcatcatctcccgagcctttttcccaactatgttggggtcggcttccagtctaacagattctgctgagtaacagtgttttacaaggaacgactgccctatctgacctctcagttacccgggcaacccaatactccttggcaagacagactggttgtcaaacttactggcttctgactacccgta contains:
- the LOC124644674 gene encoding pancreatic lipase-related protein 2-like — protein: MKIVLLIFGLAVVAGVPCKNKNLEPKLDDGIRYQYVQGGDGKLHLVDLWNLKDDISPAVRYNPDAVNTYHLFTRDNPSISQPLLLNNDGWLTSTNYNSSRRTVLLIHGWLDTVTADFNTVLVPAFLEKEDLNVIVVDWSHGAGTINYPIAVINTPVSGEAVARFVTWLNKASGSDLKNYHIVGHGLGAHQAGIVGRRLGGGVAYITALDAAFAGWLTHDDRFKATDAVYTEVIHTNAGLLGFLAPLGDVDFYPNGGVDMPGCISQECDHNRSFFYMAESVRTGGFAGTRCSTFVSAMAGQCFLWGSLNMGGVTPKTGQTGIYYLRTNAFPPFSRG